From the Gasterosteus aculeatus chromosome 13, fGasAcu3.hap1.1, whole genome shotgun sequence genome, one window contains:
- the LOC120813669 gene encoding uncharacterized protein LOC120813669 has protein sequence MGDKPPTAASPGSGGGGGGREGHPVPVGAAVAAAVGAAVGLAAGLAAGAGAAGTLAGAAAGTAAGGLAGAAAGTAAGALAGAAVGVVTAGAAAGGLAVAVAAVAAALPFAVAAVVTGVMLAAGRRTVCDGKSISKGSGGGGGGLARHPVPVGAAVGAAVGASAGVVAGLGAGAVAAGALAGAAVGVTAGAAAMAAAMPVAVPVVGIGVMLAAGRRTVCDGKSISKEAADLLPEKRSSSYEMLPPNLSELRVVLLGSSWSERSSVGNFILAECLHFNQFKSEEEPDCIIQRGWLKEKEVVLINTPDLLLSWRSNHSLCEACRRLSAPGPHVFLLVLQPEDFTEKHKEKLCRFLKLYSDRSFDHSLVLLSTPREQSSAFMRRCLQHPPLKEMIEKCKSRFLWRETLEPAELLTRLEEVVEENNGEHV, from the exons ATGGGAGacaaaccaccaacagcagCCTCGCCAG GaagtggcggcggcggtggcgggcGGGAAGGGCATCCCGTGCCTGTTGGAGCTGCGGTCGCGGCTGCGGTCGGGGCTGCGGTCGGATTGGCAGCCGGATTGGCGGCCGGAGCGGGGGCGGCCGGAACATTGGCAGGAGCGGCGGCCGGAACGGCGGCCGGAGGATTGGCAGGAGCGGCGGCCGGAACGGCGGCCGGAGCATTGGCAGGAGCGGCGGTCGGGGTGGTGACGGCAGGAGCGGCGGCCGGAGGGTTGGCAGTGGCAGTGGCGGCAGTGGCAGCGGCGCTGCCATTTGCCGTGGCGGCGGTGGTGACTGGAGTGATGTTGGCAGCTGGCAGACGCACCGTGTGTGACGGCAAGAGTATCAGTAAAG GaagtggcggcggcggtggcgggcTGGCGCGGCATCCCGTGCCTGTTGGAGCTGCGGTCGGGGCTGCGGTCGGGGCATCAGCCGGAGTGGTAGCCGGACTGGGGGCAGGAGCGGTGGCGGCCGGAGCATTGGCAGGAGCGGCGGTCGGGGTGACGGCAGGAGCGGCGGCAATGGCAGCGGCGATGCCAGTTGCCGTGCCGGTGGTGGGAATTGGAGTGATGTTGGCAGCTGGCAGACGCACCGTGTGTGACGGCAAGAGTATCAGTAAAG AAGCTGCTGATCTTCTGCCTGAGAAGCGGAGCAGCAGTTATGAAATGCTGCCACCAAACC TGTCCGAGCTGAGGGTCGTTCTGCTGGGGAGCAGCTGGtctgagaggagctcggtgggGAACTTCATCCTGGCCGAGTGTCTTCACTTCAATCAGTTCAAGTCTGAGGAAGAACCGGACTGTATAATACAAAGAGGAtggctgaaggagaaagaaGTGGTTCTGATCAACACTCCAGATCTGCTGCTTTCCTGGAGATCCAATCACAGCCTGTGTGAAGCATGCAGGCGCCTCTCTGCTCCTGGACCTCATGTGTTCCTGCTGGTTCTACAGCCTGAAGACTTCAcggagaaacacaaagagaagctcTGCCGTTTCCTTAAGCTCTACAGTGACCGATCATTTGATCATTCACTGGTTCTGTTATCAACACCCAGAGAGCAGAGCTCAGCGTTCATGAGAAGATGTTTGCAACATCCGCCCTTAAAAGAGATGATCGAGAAATGTAAATCCAGGTTTCTGTGGAGGGAAACGCTTGAACCGGCAGAGCTGTTAACACGGCTGGAAGAAGTTGTGGAAGAGAACAACGGAGAGCATGTTTGA